In Leuconostocaceae bacterium ESL0723, the following proteins share a genomic window:
- a CDS encoding isochorismate synthase, which produces MSVKKIINGADYPGVRQRLLEKLGQADPAFYFTNPGRELEIFAFGARQSWSDLNRVPAGLAHDIVVGGQNFADQSNPDLADNDLMTSFWFLPEVTVIQQDNHFEVILPDGWDLVTWLRKTKTGEIGHNQITQISDETDWPKRVGALINHLQANPDLKKVVFGRQRQIQLAQPFNLATIWPQFLNGQGGYRIVLKRGGQHFISASPETLLKVESGHLQTAAVAGTIASSQNPKTNQTLGQDLLTSAKNQQEHAYVRDTILQQLKPWTQQLDWPNSPQLLASQGVQHLYTPIYGQVNDNFDFTRVLTELNPTPALGGVPRLAALEYINQHEQFKRGLFAGPLGYFKGPQVGEMAVGIRSMMVTNQRARLFAGAGILADSNAEEEWAETNLKFKPMTELLEGTR; this is translated from the coding sequence ATGTCCGTCAAGAAAATTATTAATGGTGCGGATTACCCCGGTGTTCGGCAGCGTTTGCTTGAAAAATTGGGGCAGGCTGACCCAGCCTTTTACTTTACCAATCCAGGGCGGGAACTTGAAATCTTTGCCTTTGGTGCCCGTCAAAGTTGGTCGGATTTAAACCGGGTGCCAGCTGGTTTAGCCCATGACATCGTGGTCGGTGGTCAAAATTTTGCGGATCAGTCCAATCCTGATTTGGCTGACAACGACCTGATGACCTCGTTTTGGTTCCTACCCGAAGTCACGGTGATTCAACAGGATAATCATTTCGAAGTTATCCTGCCAGACGGCTGGGATTTAGTGACCTGGTTAAGGAAGACTAAAACTGGCGAAATCGGTCACAACCAAATAACCCAAATCAGTGATGAAACTGACTGGCCCAAGCGGGTGGGCGCTTTGATTAATCACCTGCAGGCCAACCCTGACTTAAAAAAAGTAGTTTTTGGCCGGCAACGGCAGATTCAACTGGCCCAACCTTTCAATTTAGCGACCATTTGGCCGCAGTTTTTGAACGGGCAGGGCGGTTACCGCATCGTTTTGAAACGGGGTGGCCAACATTTCATCTCGGCTAGTCCTGAAACCTTACTCAAGGTTGAAAGTGGCCATTTACAGACGGCGGCGGTGGCTGGGACCATCGCCAGTAGTCAAAACCCCAAAACCAATCAAACATTAGGGCAGGACTTGCTGACCAGTGCTAAAAATCAGCAAGAACATGCCTATGTCCGGGATACGATTCTACAGCAGCTGAAACCCTGGACACAGCAATTAGACTGGCCCAACAGCCCACAGTTGCTGGCTTCTCAAGGTGTCCAACACCTATACACGCCCATTTACGGACAGGTGAATGATAACTTTGACTTTACCCGGGTCCTAACTGAACTAAATCCTACGCCAGCCCTGGGTGGAGTTCCACGTTTAGCAGCCCTGGAATACATTAACCAGCACGAACAGTTCAAGCGGGGACTGTTTGCGGGACCATTAGGCTATTTTAAGGGGCCTCAGGTAGGGGAAATGGCGGTTGGTATCCGTTCAATGATGGTTACTAATCAACGAGCCCGACTTTTTGCTGGAGCCGGTATCTTGGCAGACTCCAACGCGGAGGAGGAGTGGGCCGAAACGAACTTAAAGTTTAAGCCGATGACTGAACTACTAGAAGGAACTCGCTAA
- a CDS encoding tetratricopeptide repeat protein — protein MTDSSKNYAQETLTALDQGKIEQAQQLFEKSLKNDDDQLVYSLAEELYALGFSDQARQAYTSLLAKYPDEDDLKTALADIAIGEDDLNQAQAYLADIKPDSDAYLQALLVKADLYQSEGLTESAEYSLRQAEKIDPKNPVIQFALAEFYFANGQYRPAIAKYRELLLAGQRKISQVDLVARIGTAYAAIGNYDNAIGYLEQIKPVDMTPDTKFQLALLYFENEREAEAIDLFNEVLEVDPQYTSIYPLLGQAYLHEGKLETALQTYQLGISMDQTNPILYRLAGQAAEQVGDDDSARTYYQKAVDLDPSNAVNYQMLIDLKLAQHDYQAAIDLVKQAQDHDLQDPKFDWDLARAYHALDQPKLAEKHWQEAALTYDQQADFLHDLADWYHEQGQPKQEKQALERYLRLQGDDSDSQARLADLLLDDE, from the coding sequence GTGACAGATTCATCCAAAAACTATGCCCAGGAAACCTTAACGGCCTTGGATCAGGGTAAAATCGAGCAGGCCCAGCAACTTTTTGAAAAATCGCTGAAAAATGACGATGACCAATTGGTCTATAGTTTGGCCGAGGAGTTGTATGCCTTAGGCTTTAGTGACCAGGCCCGCCAGGCTTACACCAGCCTGCTGGCCAAGTATCCTGATGAAGATGATTTAAAAACGGCCCTAGCCGATATCGCCATCGGGGAAGATGACCTTAACCAGGCCCAGGCCTACCTGGCCGACATCAAGCCGGACTCGGATGCCTACTTGCAGGCCCTGTTGGTTAAGGCTGATCTTTACCAATCTGAAGGTTTAACTGAATCAGCCGAGTACAGCCTTCGCCAGGCTGAAAAAATTGACCCTAAAAATCCGGTCATCCAATTTGCCCTGGCCGAGTTCTACTTTGCTAATGGCCAGTACCGCCCGGCAATTGCCAAGTACCGCGAACTTCTTTTGGCTGGCCAGCGTAAGATTAGTCAGGTCGATTTGGTGGCCCGCATCGGGACGGCCTATGCTGCCATTGGCAACTACGATAATGCCATCGGTTACCTAGAACAAATTAAGCCGGTCGACATGACGCCTGACACCAAGTTCCAACTCGCCCTTTTGTACTTTGAAAACGAGCGAGAGGCGGAAGCCATTGACCTCTTCAATGAAGTTTTGGAAGTGGATCCACAATACACGTCTATCTATCCTCTCTTAGGCCAGGCCTACCTGCACGAGGGTAAGTTGGAGACTGCCCTGCAAACCTACCAACTAGGGATTTCAATGGATCAGACCAACCCAATCCTCTACCGCTTGGCCGGTCAGGCAGCCGAACAGGTCGGCGATGACGATAGTGCCCGAACCTACTATCAAAAGGCCGTTGATTTGGACCCAAGTAATGCCGTTAACTATCAAATGTTAATTGATCTCAAGTTAGCCCAGCACGACTATCAGGCAGCCATTGACCTGGTTAAACAGGCCCAGGACCATGACCTGCAGGACCCTAAGTTTGACTGGGACCTAGCCCGGGCTTACCACGCCCTGGACCAACCTAAGCTGGCTGAAAAACACTGGCAGGAGGCGGCGCTAACCTATGACCAGCAGGCCGATTTCTTACATGACCTGGCTGATTGGTACCACGAACAGGGGCAGCCTAAACAAGAAAAGCAGGCCCTGGAGCGATACCTGCGCTTACAAGGTGATGATAGCGATAGTCAGGCCCGCCTGGCTGATTTGCTTTTAGATGACGAATAA
- a CDS encoding helix-turn-helix domain-containing protein: MVMYSVTKKRWDAITHHDGQYDGQFIYGVRGDMQVCKPSCQRHQHLARGDIKIFKNPDEALLDGYTPCPDCFPFGKLSPRDQLVYEVKSYIAKHYDQRLTLEQLSEHFHVSPGVLHRSSLLVTKQTPQNYLLEVRMTKAQEMLREGKLSVAMIALKVGIPNVSYFNTVFKQQVGMTAAQYRKKFN, translated from the coding sequence ATGGTTATGTATTCAGTTACTAAGAAACGCTGGGACGCGATTACCCACCATGACGGTCAGTATGACGGCCAGTTTATTTATGGGGTTCGTGGCGACATGCAGGTATGCAAACCTAGCTGCCAACGTCACCAACACCTAGCCCGTGGCGATATTAAAATTTTTAAAAATCCGGACGAGGCCTTGCTGGACGGTTACACCCCCTGCCCAGACTGCTTCCCCTTTGGCAAACTTAGCCCCCGCGACCAACTTGTCTACGAGGTGAAGAGCTACATTGCCAAACACTATGATCAGCGTTTGACGCTGGAACAGCTGAGTGAGCACTTCCACGTCAGCCCCGGTGTTTTACACCGCAGTTCCCTACTGGTCACTAAGCAAACCCCACAAAACTACCTATTAGAGGTCCGCATGACCAAGGCCCAGGAAATGTTACGGGAAGGCAAGCTTTCAGTGGCCATGATTGCCCTGAAAGTGGGCATCCCAAATGTTTCTTATTTTAATACGGTCTTCAAGCAGCAGGTCGGCATGACCGCCGCCCAATACCGTAAAAAGTTTAATTGA
- the menC gene encoding o-succinylbenzoate synthase, whose translation MFLIKQIQLRPVALPLVQPFVTAQSTMTKRPLTLVAVQVADTRGEGSAWGYGEVQSFDQVGYSPETQNLSRQFLSQELGPALLGQTFSNLTEVLRMLQAGSKGYSFARAGLETALWDAWGKIQNKSLSTMLGGTQTQVPVGIALGFPKDSTVWRKKIVAAQQQGYQRIKLKLVGSEFSLSGLIDLLAQFPKQAFSLDANESLTVDQALSLNQLPDNVLFVEQPLPAGADWELTTIQQQLRLPISLDESLRSLSDVKRLLAMGAGRAVTVKAGMLGGISAAKDALQIAHQYQASAWVGGMFGSGLGRHVDLALASLPGWAYPADISDSRRYFETDLINEQLVVEDGFLPVPDRPGIGVTMSWGKIEQLQTGPTEDIKKSR comes from the coding sequence ATGTTTTTGATTAAGCAAATTCAGTTAAGACCGGTAGCGCTGCCCCTGGTGCAACCTTTTGTGACCGCTCAATCCACTATGACAAAACGGCCATTAACCCTGGTGGCAGTCCAGGTTGCCGACACACGGGGTGAGGGGAGTGCCTGGGGCTATGGCGAGGTCCAATCCTTTGACCAGGTCGGTTACAGTCCAGAAACCCAGAACTTGAGCCGGCAATTTTTAAGCCAGGAATTGGGGCCAGCCTTGTTGGGGCAGACCTTTAGCAATCTTACAGAGGTTTTGAGGATGCTGCAGGCCGGCTCCAAGGGTTACTCCTTTGCTCGGGCCGGCTTAGAAACGGCGCTTTGGGATGCCTGGGGTAAAATTCAAAACAAATCCCTGTCCACGATGTTAGGGGGAACCCAGACTCAAGTACCGGTCGGTATTGCCCTCGGTTTTCCAAAGGACAGCACTGTCTGGCGTAAAAAAATCGTAGCTGCCCAGCAACAGGGATATCAGCGGATTAAGTTAAAGTTGGTTGGTTCAGAATTTTCCCTGTCTGGGTTAATTGACCTGCTGGCCCAGTTTCCTAAACAGGCCTTTTCTTTGGATGCTAATGAAAGTTTGACTGTTGATCAGGCGCTGAGTTTGAACCAGCTGCCAGATAACGTCCTCTTTGTTGAGCAGCCCTTACCAGCCGGTGCTGACTGGGAGCTAACCACTATTCAGCAGCAATTACGCCTGCCAATCAGCCTGGACGAGTCCTTACGCAGTCTGTCTGATGTAAAACGGTTGCTGGCGATGGGAGCTGGGCGGGCAGTTACGGTTAAGGCCGGGATGTTAGGCGGAATTAGTGCAGCCAAAGACGCCCTACAGATTGCCCACCAGTACCAGGCCAGCGCCTGGGTAGGGGGCATGTTTGGATCAGGTTTAGGTCGCCATGTTGATTTGGCCCTGGCTAGCCTACCGGGTTGGGCTTACCCTGCTGACATTTCTGATAGTCGACGTTACTTTGAGACTGACCTGATTAATGAGCAGCTGGTCGTCGAAGATGGCTTCCTACCGGTTCCTGACCGACCTGGTATCGGTGTGACAATGAGCTGGGGTAAGATTGAACAACTACAAACAGGTCCAACTGAGGACATAAAAAAAAGCAGGTGA
- the menD gene encoding 2-succinyl-5-enolpyruvyl-6-hydroxy-3-cyclohexene-1-carboxylic-acid synthase, translating to MVDALTKNVKHLIAALHLAGVNRFVLSPGSRSTPVALLLAEQAATDSDYKLFVDVDERSAAFFALGMAKVSQEPVAVLVTSGTAAAELMPAVAEANQAQIPLVLLTADRPQELQGLGAAQTLPQSNLYGDLVDEVVTLNLQDPHPDMTAYIDFKVQTSVRAHQQKPGPIQINLPLRKPLMPVLGDRETLNIQPVEYPINHWTYGQPIDPGFDQNRVLVLAGPNTGADYYQALNDFTQKYRVPVLADVLSRVRDQNSIYNFKGLLEAGLPAELTPDLVLWFGALPTDPAILAWLKTHQVTVWQVGPQAGQDPSRQVSRVYPGAVADFLNQVQGQPSQQQATYYQSWQSWLGELSLHQTGDDLARVVTALNNHSAADTLIFSANSLAVRALNDYWAGSHSRLVYANRGVNGIDGVVSTALGASLVHPGRTILLIGDLTLFHDMNGLALVKKYGLNLDIVLVDNHGGGIFKNLPQGQAAEAQPYFEEVFGTPLDLDFKLVAQLYGLTYTDLERPADLGPALDQQSDHARLLVLTTPDTKDLEENYD from the coding sequence ATGGTCGATGCCTTAACTAAAAATGTGAAACATCTGATTGCGGCCTTGCACTTGGCAGGAGTGAACCGTTTTGTGCTTTCACCGGGATCTCGGTCAACCCCAGTGGCCTTATTGCTGGCTGAGCAGGCGGCGACTGATTCAGATTATAAGCTCTTTGTGGACGTCGACGAGCGGTCGGCGGCCTTTTTTGCGCTGGGCATGGCCAAGGTCAGCCAGGAACCAGTCGCCGTCTTAGTGACTTCTGGTACTGCGGCGGCTGAGTTGATGCCAGCGGTGGCTGAGGCTAACCAGGCTCAAATTCCGCTGGTTTTACTGACCGCTGACCGTCCGCAGGAGTTACAAGGGCTGGGTGCGGCCCAGACCTTACCGCAAAGCAACCTCTATGGTGACCTGGTGGACGAGGTGGTCACCTTAAACCTCCAAGACCCTCATCCAGATATGACGGCTTACATTGATTTTAAGGTGCAAACCAGTGTGCGAGCCCACCAGCAAAAGCCGGGCCCCATACAAATTAACCTGCCCCTGAGAAAGCCGCTCATGCCGGTTCTCGGAGACCGAGAAACACTTAACATTCAACCAGTTGAGTATCCAATCAATCACTGGACCTATGGCCAGCCGATTGACCCTGGATTCGATCAAAATCGAGTCCTGGTGCTGGCTGGACCAAACACCGGTGCTGACTACTACCAGGCTTTAAATGACTTTACCCAAAAATACCGGGTACCCGTGTTGGCTGACGTGTTAAGTCGGGTCCGTGACCAAAACAGTATATATAACTTTAAAGGCCTTCTTGAAGCGGGATTACCAGCAGAACTGACGCCTGACCTGGTACTTTGGTTTGGTGCTCTGCCAACTGACCCAGCCATCCTGGCCTGGTTAAAGACGCACCAGGTGACTGTCTGGCAGGTTGGTCCCCAGGCTGGGCAGGATCCTAGTCGCCAAGTTAGCCGAGTTTATCCTGGTGCGGTGGCCGATTTTCTGAATCAGGTGCAGGGCCAGCCTAGCCAGCAGCAAGCCACCTATTATCAGTCCTGGCAGTCCTGGTTAGGTGAATTATCACTTCATCAAACTGGCGATGATCTAGCCCGAGTGGTGACAGCCCTAAATAATCACAGTGCCGCTGATACCCTGATTTTTAGTGCAAACAGTCTGGCGGTCAGAGCCCTAAATGACTATTGGGCTGGCAGTCATAGCCGTTTGGTTTATGCTAACCGCGGTGTTAATGGCATTGATGGGGTCGTTTCCACCGCCTTAGGCGCCAGTCTGGTGCATCCTGGTCGCACGATCCTTCTAATCGGGGATTTGACCCTCTTTCACGATATGAACGGGTTAGCCCTGGTGAAAAAGTACGGCCTAAACCTCGACATTGTCCTAGTCGATAACCACGGCGGCGGAATTTTCAAAAACCTTCCTCAGGGGCAAGCGGCCGAGGCCCAGCCCTACTTTGAAGAGGTTTTTGGCACACCGCTGGACTTGGATTTTAAGCTGGTTGCCCAGCTGTACGGTTTAACATACACTGACTTAGAACGACCAGCCGACTTAGGACCGGCCTTAGACCAGCAGTCGGACCACGCCCGTCTGTTAGTGTTGACCACTCCTGACACCAAAGACCTGGAGGAGAACTATGACTGA
- a CDS encoding hydroxymethylpyrimidine/phosphomethylpyrimidine kinase has product MTAGFKGTILTIAGSDSLGGGGLQSDLVTFSEYGFGGLSAITSIATVFSDHFDVHPLATDVLADQLASISQVKNLRAIKVGLIPNLDQLDQIAAFLAKQDLPIVIDPVLAFKEGQTQQQEDLVSAYRTKLLPLATVVTPNLPEAEALTQQQGLDSVEKLGEAAKELVALGAKTAVVKGGARLPGEKAQDAYFDQGQVQILTSPKFDQTAFTNGAGCTFSAAITANLAAGYSVEESLTDAKDFVNAAIWAGFPLGDNLPGGDVWPAGRRTSQQK; this is encoded by the coding sequence ATGACAGCAGGTTTTAAAGGAACAATCCTAACAATTGCCGGCTCAGACAGCCTAGGTGGTGGCGGTCTCCAATCGGACCTAGTTACTTTTAGTGAGTATGGTTTTGGAGGTCTAAGTGCGATTACCAGCATTGCCACTGTTTTTAGTGACCACTTCGATGTTCACCCACTTGCAACGGATGTTTTGGCTGACCAGCTCGCTTCAATTAGCCAAGTTAAGAACTTAAGGGCCATCAAGGTTGGCTTGATTCCTAATTTAGACCAGTTAGATCAGATTGCAGCCTTCTTGGCCAAGCAGGACCTACCAATTGTGATTGACCCAGTCCTGGCCTTTAAGGAGGGGCAGACCCAGCAGCAAGAAGACCTGGTATCAGCCTACCGGACAAAGTTGCTGCCTTTAGCAACGGTGGTCACGCCGAACTTGCCGGAGGCCGAAGCTTTGACCCAGCAGCAGGGACTAGATAGTGTTGAAAAACTAGGCGAAGCTGCCAAAGAATTGGTCGCACTGGGTGCCAAAACAGCGGTTGTGAAGGGTGGGGCCCGCTTACCCGGCGAAAAGGCCCAGGATGCTTATTTCGACCAAGGGCAGGTGCAGATTCTAACCAGTCCCAAGTTTGACCAGACCGCCTTCACCAATGGAGCAGGTTGTACCTTTTCAGCGGCCATTACTGCTAACCTAGCGGCAGGTTACTCGGTTGAAGAAAGCCTCACGGATGCCAAGGACTTTGTTAACGCTGCCATTTGGGCTGGTTTTCCACTGGGTGATAACTTGCCGGGTGGTGACGTCTGGCCAGCCGGCCGGCGCACCTCCCAGCAGAAATGA
- a CDS encoding glucose-1-dehydrogenase → MFKDLNHKVAVITGGSKGIGNAIALRFAEEEMDVVINYNSDAKGAEDAVKAIEQHGGRAVAVQADISKEEDVKKLLDAAIDNFGGMDVWVNNAGMEIQEPTHKVPLKDWNKVIDINLTGVFLGTKAALNYWLDNDKPGNIINMSSVHERIPWPTFASYATAKGGVKLFTETTAMEYAPKNIRVNAIGPGAINTPINAKKFADPEQYKITQSMIPMLKIGEPEDVSDAAVWLASNQSKYVTGITLFVDGGMTLYSNFQGGRG, encoded by the coding sequence ATGTTTAAAGATTTAAACCACAAGGTTGCTGTGATTACCGGTGGTTCCAAGGGAATCGGTAACGCAATTGCATTGCGTTTTGCCGAAGAAGAAATGGACGTCGTAATTAACTATAACAGCGACGCTAAGGGCGCTGAAGATGCTGTTAAGGCAATCGAACAACACGGTGGTCGCGCCGTTGCCGTTCAGGCCGACATCTCCAAGGAAGAAGACGTTAAGAAGCTGTTGGACGCTGCCATTGATAACTTCGGTGGTATGGATGTCTGGGTTAACAACGCCGGTATGGAAATCCAAGAGCCAACGCACAAGGTGCCATTGAAGGACTGGAACAAGGTTATCGACATTAACTTGACTGGTGTCTTCTTGGGTACCAAGGCCGCTTTGAACTACTGGTTGGACAATGACAAGCCTGGTAACATTATCAACATGTCATCAGTCCACGAGCGGATTCCATGGCCTACTTTCGCCAGCTACGCAACTGCTAAGGGTGGCGTAAAGCTGTTCACTGAAACGACGGCGATGGAATATGCACCTAAGAACATCCGTGTTAACGCTATCGGACCTGGTGCTATCAACACTCCTATCAACGCTAAGAAGTTTGCTGACCCAGAGCAGTACAAGATCACTCAATCAATGATTCCTATGTTGAAGATTGGTGAGCCTGAAGATGTTTCTGATGCAGCCGTTTGGTTGGCTTCTAACCAATCAAAGTATGTAACTGGAATTACCCTCTTCGTTGATGGTGGTATGACCCTTTACTCAAACTTCCAAGGTGGTCGCGGTTAA
- the menH gene encoding 2-succinyl-6-hydroxy-2,4-cyclohexadiene-1-carboxylate synthase encodes MTEFMVSVGGYDYHLYQQVNPGSQQKWLLLHGFMGSHQDFDSIVDRLPGEVWRLDLLGYGSQRLPVNPNRLSMANQISDLTEICDRLGMTNVNLLGYSMGGRLAIALALNPGFAPHIHRLILESTTAGLPTPAQQQARRQLDEQRAQLILKDYPRFVDQWAQAPLFASQTKLAPTIRAQVRQQRLTQNPLNMANSLRVMGTGSQPNFWPRLGQIKVPVDVLAGREDPKFTRLAQQLTSSLPNAHLHLIDGAGHNLHLEQPATFAQEISSHVFD; translated from the coding sequence ATGACTGAATTTATGGTGTCAGTAGGGGGCTATGACTACCACCTTTACCAGCAGGTAAATCCGGGTAGCCAGCAAAAATGGCTCCTCCTGCATGGTTTTATGGGCAGTCATCAAGACTTTGACAGCATTGTTGACCGGCTGCCCGGGGAAGTTTGGCGTTTGGACTTGCTCGGTTATGGGTCACAGCGGTTGCCGGTCAACCCCAATCGGCTCAGCATGGCCAATCAGATTAGTGATTTGACTGAAATCTGTGATCGGTTAGGTATGACCAACGTTAATCTTCTTGGTTATTCAATGGGAGGCCGCCTAGCCATTGCCCTGGCTCTCAATCCCGGCTTCGCACCACATATCCATCGTTTGATTTTAGAAAGCACCACGGCCGGTCTGCCAACCCCAGCCCAGCAACAAGCCAGGCGTCAATTGGATGAGCAGCGGGCCCAGTTGATTTTAAAAGACTATCCCCGCTTTGTTGACCAGTGGGCCCAGGCGCCACTCTTTGCCTCGCAGACGAAACTCGCGCCGACTATTCGGGCTCAAGTGAGGCAGCAGCGCCTGACTCAAAACCCCTTGAATATGGCGAATTCCTTACGGGTGATGGGCACTGGTAGTCAACCAAACTTTTGGCCACGCCTAGGCCAAATCAAGGTGCCAGTCGACGTTTTAGCTGGTCGAGAAGACCCAAAATTCACCCGTCTGGCTCAGCAACTGACCAGTAGCCTACCGAATGCCCATCTGCATTTGATTGATGGGGCCGGTCACAATCTCCACCTAGAACAGCCAGCGACCTTTGCCCAGGAGATTAGTTCGCATGTTTTTGATTAA